The Sphingomonas sp. CL5.1 nucleotide sequence GCGCGGGCGTCGGCGGGAGAAAGGGTTGTAAGCGTCATCGCATCAATCCTTGCAATAGAGGTGGTAGAGGGTGGCGAGCAGCGTTTCGACGCGGGCATCCGCGATGGCGTACCAAAGCGTCTGGCTCTCCCGCCGATAAGTGACGAGCCCTTCGTCGCGCATTTTGGCCAAGTGCTGCGAGCATGCCGATTGCGACAAGCCGACATCGCGCGCCAGATCGCCGACCGTCACCTCGCCATGCTCGACCAGTTTGCACAGCAGCATCAATCGGCGCGCATTGCCGATCGCCTTCAGCGTGTCGGCGACCTGCCCGGCCTTCTCCTCGAAGATCGCCAGGTCCATCGGCGGTTTGAGCATCGTTCCACTCCATTAGGTATTGCTTATGTAGTAACCTCTAATATATTGGCAAGAGCTAACGGAGGAAATCATGACCCAGCCCTTCATCGAGGCATTCTTCGACGAGCCGACCAACACGATCAGCTA carries:
- a CDS encoding helix-turn-helix transcriptional regulator, whose protein sequence is MLKPPMDLAIFEEKAGQVADTLKAIGNARRLMLLCKLVEHGEVTVGDLARDVGLSQSACSQHLAKMRDEGLVTYRRESQTLWYAIADARVETLLATLYHLYCKD